From Alteromonas sp. RKMC-009, one genomic window encodes:
- the ccoG gene encoding cytochrome c oxidase accessory protein CcoG encodes MAVVKIRQEDIIACTPVNPSKIYIREETGKYQKIRRYLNVVLISMFVLLPFIQYGGEQAILFNVGKQTLTLFTTVLYPQDLMIFALLFILAAFSLFLVTRHYGRVWCGFTCPQTLWTLGFNWIERRIEGTHNQSRALDKQALTGRKVAIKAAKHTAWAGISLLTALVFMSYFYPAASLYTEFVSFSAPALITGWTLFFAGCTYINAGWIREKMCTHMCPYSRFQAAMFDNSTSLVTYNKARGETRGPRKRYTAPSDKGDCVDCKLCVQVCPAGIDIREGLQYECINCGLCIDACDKVMNKFGYATKLIGFRRQQAQPARTFTNYLYGIAIIVILVAMAGWAIDRQDFEAGISRDRNALYRENSAGRVENTYTLTLLNKARTVKSFTIEIKDQSLLRITGAGEFSVAPGEKRIVPFSVEALKRPAEQMSNVQFTVTDLESNQTTVSNVTFYSGR; translated from the coding sequence ATGGCTGTAGTCAAAATCCGGCAGGAAGACATCATTGCATGCACTCCTGTAAATCCATCTAAAATCTATATTCGTGAAGAAACCGGCAAGTATCAGAAAATACGCCGGTACCTGAATGTGGTACTTATATCGATGTTTGTCTTGCTGCCGTTTATTCAGTACGGCGGAGAGCAGGCTATTCTGTTTAATGTAGGTAAACAAACACTGACGCTCTTCACCACTGTACTGTACCCGCAGGATCTTATGATTTTTGCGCTGCTTTTTATTCTTGCTGCGTTTTCATTGTTTCTGGTAACCCGCCACTATGGCCGGGTGTGGTGCGGGTTCACTTGCCCGCAAACACTCTGGACGCTGGGTTTCAACTGGATTGAAAGAAGAATTGAGGGAACACACAATCAGAGCAGGGCTTTGGATAAACAAGCACTTACTGGCAGGAAGGTTGCCATAAAAGCAGCCAAGCATACAGCCTGGGCCGGTATCAGCTTACTGACTGCGCTGGTCTTTATGTCTTATTTCTATCCTGCCGCCTCGCTTTATACTGAATTTGTGTCGTTTTCTGCGCCGGCACTGATTACCGGGTGGACACTGTTCTTCGCAGGATGTACATACATTAACGCAGGTTGGATAAGGGAAAAAATGTGCACGCATATGTGCCCTTATTCCCGCTTTCAGGCGGCTATGTTCGACAACAGCACGTCTCTTGTCACTTATAATAAAGCCCGCGGTGAAACCCGTGGCCCCAGAAAACGTTACACGGCGCCTTCAGACAAGGGGGACTGTGTTGACTGCAAACTGTGTGTGCAGGTGTGCCCGGCAGGGATTGATATCAGAGAAGGGTTACAGTACGAGTGTATCAACTGCGGTCTTTGCATAGATGCCTGCGATAAGGTGATGAATAAATTTGGCTATGCCACAAAACTCATCGGTTTTAGACGCCAGCAGGCCCAACCGGCAAGAACCTTCACTAACTATTTGTACGGCATAGCCATTATAGTCATTCTCGTTGCCATGGCCGGATGGGCAATTGACCGTCAGGATTTCGAAGCCGGTATCAGTCGCGATCGTAACGCCCTGTACCGTGAAAACAGCGCCGGCAGAGTTGAAAACACCTATACGCTCACGCTATTAAACAAGGCCAGAACAGTAAAAAGCTTCACTATCGAAATAAAAGATCAGTCGTTACTTCGCATAACCGGAGCCGGTGAATTCAGTGTCGCGCCGGGCGAAAAGCGTATCGTGCCATTTTCGGTAGAAGCTCTGAAACGCCCTGCTGAACAAATGAGTAACGTGCAGTTCACTGTTACCGACCTTGAAAGTAATCAGACCACGGTCAGCAACGTGACGTTCTATTCCGGCAGATAG
- a CDS encoding aminotransferase-like domain-containing protein, which translates to MVKSQIERWQKAMERRGKYPTYKFLADLIEQEIENGLMQPQDKIPPMRDLAQYLSINYSTASRAYAEAKKRGLIETVTGAGTFAKGKVPAVKPSLAPYELTMNMVIEPGIPTLIEEIKDVALSTISQGDLFKMLRYQEYGGSNETKEMVIRHLLKKVPGASVSNVVLSQGIHAILTALMTQLHGEGEVVCVDSLTYPGIKSLAAQLGVRLHALERDHSGPTASSFENACKTHKVSALYVNPAMHNPTCTTIPRSRREALADVALRYSVNIIEDDAYALLADNKLPSFASLAPELTYYLSSLSKCFGPGIRFGYVVCPSNRKAEHTTGALRSLNVMSVPMVESMVTNWLKEGTVTRMVQSVQREANARQRLIKEIFRDFAINMEENAFHFWLKFPKHTDWHPAELAILLRAQGISAVASVAFATDNHPPDAMRICFGGPFNRADIEEQMLKLKELLIQPAHLAPTQY; encoded by the coding sequence TTGGTTAAATCACAAATTGAACGTTGGCAAAAAGCTATGGAGCGCAGAGGAAAGTATCCGACGTATAAGTTCCTGGCTGACTTAATTGAACAGGAAATTGAAAACGGGCTAATGCAGCCACAGGACAAGATTCCTCCTATGCGGGATCTGGCGCAATATCTGTCTATCAATTACTCCACAGCGTCCAGGGCTTATGCTGAGGCTAAAAAACGCGGACTTATCGAGACAGTAACTGGTGCGGGTACGTTTGCTAAAGGCAAGGTACCTGCTGTTAAACCCAGTCTGGCGCCCTATGAGCTCACTATGAATATGGTGATTGAGCCCGGTATTCCTACACTTATAGAAGAGATAAAAGATGTAGCTCTGAGCACGATTAGCCAGGGCGATTTGTTCAAAATGCTTCGCTATCAGGAATATGGCGGTAGCAATGAAACCAAAGAAATGGTGATCAGGCACCTGCTAAAAAAGGTGCCCGGTGCCAGTGTATCGAATGTGGTGTTGTCGCAAGGCATACACGCTATCCTCACCGCGCTGATGACGCAACTGCATGGCGAAGGAGAAGTCGTCTGCGTTGATTCGTTGACATATCCGGGGATTAAATCACTGGCGGCGCAGCTGGGTGTCAGGTTGCATGCACTGGAGCGGGATCACAGCGGGCCAACTGCATCATCATTTGAGAATGCCTGTAAAACCCATAAGGTGTCTGCGCTGTATGTTAACCCTGCTATGCATAACCCGACCTGCACAACTATTCCCCGAAGCCGGCGTGAGGCGCTGGCCGATGTTGCCTTACGATACAGTGTGAACATCATAGAAGATGATGCCTATGCGTTGCTTGCAGACAATAAATTACCGTCATTTGCCAGCCTCGCACCTGAGTTGACGTATTATCTCTCCAGCCTGTCAAAATGCTTCGGGCCAGGCATTCGCTTTGGTTATGTCGTTTGCCCTTCAAACCGTAAAGCGGAGCATACTACCGGCGCATTGCGTTCGCTGAATGTGATGTCTGTTCCAATGGTTGAGTCAATGGTAACTAACTGGTTGAAAGAAGGAACGGTAACCAGAATGGTGCAGTCTGTTCAAAGGGAAGCCAATGCCAGACAACGTCTTATTAAAGAGATATTCAGAGACTTTGCCATTAACATGGAGGAGAACGCTTTCCACTTCTGGTTGAAATTTCCCAAGCACACAGACTGGCATCCGGCTGAACTTGCCATCCTGTTGCGTGCTCAGGGGATAAGTGCAGTGGCCAGTGTAGCCTTTGCCACTGACAATCATCCGCCAGATGCCATGAGAATTTGCTTCGGAGGACCATTCAATCGGGCGGATATTGAAGAGCAGATGCTGAAATTGAAAGAGCTTCTTATTCAGCCTGCTCACCTGGCGCCAACGCAATATTAG
- a CDS encoding MSMEG_0572/Sll0783 family nitrogen starvation response protein produces the protein MPQVNYPLNKDGDFFVDYEEKVFEDVKANPGEKALVTFHTVAFEGSIGFVNMLQATRLQRKGYETSILLYGPGVNLGVQRGFPTLGDEAFPGHMNFNNQLKKFMAEGGKVYACRFALQALYGHGERSLIEGIKPINPLDVLDLKLLHKREDALIIDTWTV, from the coding sequence ATGCCACAAGTAAACTACCCTTTAAACAAAGACGGTGACTTTTTTGTCGACTATGAAGAAAAGGTATTTGAAGACGTTAAAGCTAACCCGGGCGAGAAAGCGCTCGTCACGTTCCATACTGTCGCTTTTGAAGGTTCAATTGGTTTTGTCAACATGCTGCAGGCAACCCGCCTTCAGCGTAAAGGCTACGAGACATCCATCCTGCTATACGGCCCGGGCGTTAACCTGGGTGTTCAGCGAGGCTTCCCTACCCTTGGAGATGAAGCGTTTCCGGGTCACATGAACTTTAATAATCAACTTAAAAAGTTCATGGCAGAAGGCGGTAAAGTCTATGCGTGCCGCTTTGCATTGCAGGCTTTATACGGACACGGTGAGCGCTCACTCATTGAAGGTATAAAACCTATCAATCCTCTCGATGTACTTGATCTGAAGCTGCTTCACAAACGTGAAGACGCGCTGATCATCGATACCTGGACAGTGTAA
- a CDS encoding sll0787 family AIR synthase-like protein: protein MNLQKTLDIVRQYSGVRSKQQLKQVLQSVGSGASHNIKNGDDAAVLPSSDGHLLFAMEGFIPAFVAHDPWFAGWCGVMVNCSDIAAMGGRPTAITNAIWSDDDDVLRQLLRGMTAASSAFDVPIAGGHTCQNSGLNQLSVSIIGQASNLLTSFDACEDDIMLCAIDLRGEYREPFLNWDAATSAPPDQLKGDIGLLPLIAAIDGVTGAKDISQAGILGTAAMFMDCSETGVDIDLSQIPKPADVCWEDWLRTFPSFGYLISCKPACAEAVRHLFKTRNIHTGLLGKINSNQRITVTFNGVTETFFDLTESRFMVPARETRLTLSETH from the coding sequence ATGAACCTTCAGAAGACACTGGATATTGTCCGCCAGTATTCGGGCGTACGATCTAAACAGCAGCTAAAGCAAGTGCTTCAGTCAGTGGGCAGCGGTGCCTCTCATAACATAAAAAATGGTGACGATGCTGCGGTTTTGCCTTCTTCTGACGGCCATCTGCTTTTCGCCATGGAAGGCTTTATTCCCGCCTTTGTAGCACATGACCCCTGGTTTGCCGGTTGGTGTGGAGTAATGGTGAACTGCAGCGACATTGCAGCCATGGGTGGCAGACCCACAGCAATCACTAATGCAATCTGGAGCGACGATGACGACGTATTGCGCCAGCTATTAAGGGGCATGACAGCAGCATCCAGCGCTTTTGATGTGCCAATAGCCGGAGGGCACACATGCCAGAATAGTGGCCTTAATCAGCTTTCTGTTTCGATAATCGGCCAGGCATCCAACCTGCTCACCAGCTTTGACGCCTGCGAGGATGACATAATGCTTTGCGCTATTGACTTGCGGGGTGAATACCGTGAGCCCTTCCTGAACTGGGATGCAGCAACCTCTGCACCGCCAGACCAGCTGAAAGGTGATATAGGATTGCTGCCCCTAATTGCAGCTATTGACGGTGTCACTGGCGCTAAAGATATCTCTCAGGCCGGCATTCTTGGCACCGCCGCGATGTTTATGGATTGCTCTGAAACGGGCGTAGACATCGACCTTTCGCAAATCCCTAAACCCGCGGACGTTTGCTGGGAAGACTGGCTTCGGACGTTTCCCAGTTTCGGCTATCTGATTAGCTGTAAGCCCGCGTGTGCGGAGGCAGTCAGACACCTGTTCAAAACCAGGAATATCCACACAGGACTGTTGGGAAAAATCAACAGCAACCAGCGTATTACTGTCACCTTCAACGGCGTGACAGAAACATTCTTCGACTTAACTGAATCACGTTTTATGGTGCCTGCCAGAGAAACGCGACTAACACTTAGCGAGACACACTAA
- a CDS encoding MSMEG_0570 family nitrogen starvation response protein, giving the protein MPATTFHVRWPDNSVQACYSPSTVIREYLKVQQPYGIAEFKALCNEALHAASQRVEKKFGYACSSAMDQLSDINQKCDAFEAPESKVIVTSFQP; this is encoded by the coding sequence ATGCCAGCAACTACCTTTCATGTGCGCTGGCCTGATAACTCTGTTCAGGCCTGCTATTCACCTTCAACCGTTATCCGCGAGTATTTGAAAGTCCAGCAACCTTATGGCATCGCTGAATTTAAAGCTCTCTGTAATGAAGCATTGCACGCAGCCAGTCAACGCGTTGAAAAGAAGTTCGGCTATGCGTGTTCCAGCGCGATGGATCAACTGTCGGACATCAATCAAAAGTGCGATGCCTTTGAGGCTCCCGAAAGCAAAGTGATTGTTACTTCATTCCAACCTTAA
- a CDS encoding Nit6803 family nitrilase encodes MKNQDTVRVAAVQISPDLESLSGTLKKVLNVLDEAAEKQVELIVFPETFMPYYPYFSFILPPVKQGKPHLKLYNEAVEVPGFVTEALSQKAREHSMVIVMGVNERDHGSLYNTQLIFDATGELVLKRRKITPTYHERMIWGQGDASGLKVVETAVGRVGALACWEHYNPLARYSLMSQHEQIHCAQFPGSLVGPIFAEQMDVTIRHHALESGCFVINATGWLTESQIQSLTDDPAMQKAIKDGCNTAIISPEGKHLVPPLTEGEGLLVADLEMNLIDKRKRMMDSVGHYARPELLSLHIQDAPSEYVVRTSVQTVTASTEGELIKEMANESQL; translated from the coding sequence ATGAAAAATCAAGACACCGTACGCGTTGCTGCCGTTCAAATTTCTCCTGACCTGGAAAGTTTGAGCGGTACTCTGAAAAAAGTTCTTAACGTTCTGGATGAGGCCGCTGAAAAGCAGGTGGAGCTGATCGTGTTTCCAGAAACGTTCATGCCTTATTACCCATACTTTTCCTTCATTTTACCCCCGGTAAAACAGGGAAAGCCTCACCTTAAGTTATACAATGAAGCCGTTGAAGTACCCGGCTTCGTAACCGAAGCGCTCTCACAAAAAGCACGTGAACACAGTATGGTGATAGTGATGGGCGTGAATGAACGGGACCATGGCTCACTGTACAACACCCAGCTTATTTTTGATGCTACCGGCGAGCTGGTGCTCAAGCGACGAAAAATTACACCGACTTATCACGAACGAATGATTTGGGGACAAGGCGACGCGTCAGGTCTGAAAGTAGTGGAAACTGCCGTTGGCAGAGTGGGCGCACTGGCATGCTGGGAGCATTACAACCCCTTGGCAAGATATTCACTTATGTCGCAGCACGAACAAATTCACTGCGCACAATTCCCCGGCTCCCTGGTTGGCCCCATCTTTGCCGAACAGATGGACGTGACTATTCGTCATCATGCCCTGGAGTCTGGTTGTTTTGTTATCAATGCCACAGGCTGGCTGACAGAGTCGCAAATCCAGTCTCTTACTGATGATCCTGCCATGCAAAAGGCAATCAAAGATGGTTGCAATACCGCCATCATTTCCCCTGAGGGTAAACATCTCGTGCCGCCGCTGACTGAGGGTGAAGGATTACTCGTTGCCGACCTTGAAATGAACCTGATTGATAAACGCAAGCGCATGATGGATTCCGTTGGTCATTACGCCCGCCCTGAGCTACTCAGTCTGCACATTCAGGATGCACCTTCTGAATACGTTGTAAGGACTTCAGTTCAGACAGTTACGGCCAGTACGGAAGGAGAATTAATTAAGGAGATGGCCAATGAATCTCAACTCTGA
- a CDS encoding MSMEG_0569 family flavin-dependent oxidoreductase yields MTHTTPAHYPAIIIGGGQAGLSVSYCLQQENIKHLVIEKSQILNSWKTQRWDSFTLVTPNWQCALPDHPYDGDKPEGFMNREETIGYLERFASKVDAPVIENTTVENVSRDDEGIYTVKTSAGVFTCDHVIVASGGYHQPIIPRMAERLPENIVQIHSNQYKNADQLPPGNVLVVGSGQSGAQIAEDIHLTGRKVFLAVGNAPRVARQYRGKDVVEWLDDMGYYKKSVEEHPLREGVRDNTNHYVTGRDGGRDIDLRKFATEGMELFGLMTEFEGDNLIFQPDLTENLDFADSVYNNINSRIDAYIEENGISAPAGSTYEPVWQPSAEREQLNLADSGITSIIWCIGFRPDFNWLDLPVFNGRGAPAHKRGVTAVPGTYFIGLPWLHTWGSGRFSGVASDAAYLANIIKLKASGKRKACPVPVDAD; encoded by the coding sequence ATGACTCATACAACTCCTGCTCATTACCCGGCAATTATCATCGGCGGCGGTCAGGCTGGCCTATCTGTCAGCTATTGTCTGCAACAAGAGAACATTAAGCATCTGGTTATTGAAAAATCACAAATTTTGAACAGCTGGAAAACCCAGCGTTGGGACTCATTTACCCTGGTTACACCTAACTGGCAGTGCGCACTTCCCGACCATCCGTACGATGGTGATAAGCCTGAGGGCTTTATGAACCGGGAGGAAACCATTGGCTATCTTGAACGATTCGCATCAAAAGTTGATGCTCCGGTAATTGAAAATACAACGGTAGAAAACGTGAGCCGCGACGACGAAGGCATATATACGGTAAAGACCAGCGCCGGTGTATTCACCTGTGATCACGTTATTGTGGCGAGTGGCGGCTACCATCAGCCCATCATTCCACGAATGGCTGAACGCCTCCCGGAAAATATTGTTCAAATCCACTCAAATCAATATAAGAACGCTGATCAACTGCCGCCCGGAAACGTTCTGGTAGTCGGTTCTGGCCAGTCCGGTGCGCAGATAGCAGAAGACATTCATCTTACAGGAAGAAAAGTATTTCTGGCCGTGGGAAATGCACCCCGTGTTGCCAGACAATACCGTGGTAAAGACGTTGTGGAATGGCTCGACGACATGGGTTACTACAAAAAATCAGTGGAAGAGCATCCGCTACGCGAAGGTGTGAGAGACAACACAAATCATTATGTCACCGGCAGGGATGGCGGAAGAGATATTGATTTGCGTAAGTTCGCCACTGAGGGCATGGAATTGTTCGGATTAATGACGGAGTTCGAAGGCGACAATCTGATCTTCCAACCAGATTTAACAGAAAATCTTGATTTCGCAGATTCGGTCTACAATAACATCAATAGCCGAATTGATGCCTACATTGAAGAGAACGGTATTTCTGCACCCGCTGGCAGTACCTACGAGCCAGTCTGGCAACCTTCGGCAGAACGCGAACAGCTTAATTTGGCAGACTCTGGGATCACTTCCATTATCTGGTGTATCGGCTTCCGGCCAGATTTCAACTGGCTCGACTTACCGGTATTTAACGGCAGAGGAGCACCAGCACACAAACGTGGTGTGACGGCAGTTCCCGGCACATATTTTATTGGCTTACCCTGGCTTCATACCTGGGGCTCTGGTCGCTTCTCAGGCGTAGCAAGTGATGCTGCCTATCTCGCCAATATCATAAAGCTAAAGGCTTCCGGTAAGCGAAAGGCCTGCCCTGTACCTGTAGATGCTGATTAG
- a CDS encoding MSMEG_0567/Sll0786 family nitrogen starvation N-acetyltransferase: protein MLTSYRHDQFQIKWATDNWEKEQAYRIRSSVFCDEQGLFKEHDRDDIDCDAIILVAVRQLAGMPDTVVGTVRIHQSAPRVWWGSRLAVATAFRRQGILGASLIKLAVRSANSLGCDTFLATVQAQNENLFKRLNWETRGYLTIQNMPHVKMEADLNAYSPMTTPADGFRVEGKRQKISIPSSALEFPVTASVLKGAIQ, encoded by the coding sequence ATGCTGACTTCGTACCGGCATGATCAATTCCAGATAAAATGGGCCACCGATAACTGGGAAAAGGAACAGGCCTACAGGATCCGCAGTAGTGTGTTCTGTGATGAACAGGGCTTATTCAAAGAACACGACCGCGACGATATAGATTGTGATGCTATCATCCTCGTAGCAGTCAGACAGTTAGCGGGTATGCCTGACACGGTTGTCGGCACAGTGCGCATTCATCAGTCAGCACCCCGGGTCTGGTGGGGTTCACGGCTCGCTGTTGCAACGGCATTTCGCCGCCAGGGTATTTTGGGTGCCAGCCTAATCAAATTAGCGGTCAGAAGCGCGAATTCTCTGGGCTGCGATACCTTTCTCGCGACCGTTCAGGCCCAGAATGAAAATCTGTTTAAGCGCCTTAACTGGGAAACCCGTGGTTATCTGACAATTCAAAATATGCCTCACGTAAAAATGGAGGCTGATTTAAATGCATATTCACCAATGACAACACCGGCAGATGGGTTTCGGGTGGAAGGCAAGCGTCAGAAAATCAGTATTCCTTCTTCGGCTCTGGAATTTCCTGTCACGGCCAGCGTGTTGAAGGGAGCTATTCAATGA
- a CDS encoding aminotransferase-like domain-containing protein, with product MAKYEILARQIKEQIERGIWLENEKLPSLRKQARQTGYSLMTVLHAYQMLESQGLISSHERSGFIVAAAARPASENKVQTAEAVSINDFVYEVLQASRDPHMFSLGFAYPDPALYPRHHLNKSIAAAAQQISLTSAMDNLPPGNPELRQIIAKRYAARGMNISPDEIVITAGALEALSLSLQSCTRPGDWVVIESPVFYGAMQALERLGLKAITVTVSPQNGLDIDALERAFQNHPVKACWLMSSFQNPVGYSLNDDKKQQIARLLKTYGVTLIEDDVYAELYTGQTPPMPIKHFVEDGNSLLCSSFSKSLVAGYRIGWVAAGRQSLDIQKQQLMSTLATSAPVQLSLVDYLSTKNYESHLKQLRKKLITRKKAMLACLEVLLQDVATIHAQEGGYFLWIECQPHVNAMDIYREALRLHITIAPGKLFSLHDEFNHCFRLNASFELNEARRTLLKKLTGYIINITRSGD from the coding sequence ATGGCGAAATATGAAATTTTAGCCAGACAAATAAAAGAGCAGATCGAACGGGGGATCTGGCTGGAAAATGAAAAGCTTCCCTCGCTGCGCAAGCAGGCCCGGCAAACTGGTTACAGTCTGATGACCGTACTTCATGCTTATCAGATGCTTGAAAGTCAGGGACTGATCAGCTCCCATGAACGCTCCGGATTTATTGTCGCCGCAGCTGCCCGCCCGGCTTCTGAGAACAAAGTACAAACAGCGGAAGCGGTCAGCATTAATGATTTTGTTTATGAAGTACTTCAGGCATCCCGCGACCCGCATATGTTCAGCTTAGGCTTTGCATATCCCGACCCTGCTCTGTATCCCAGGCACCACCTGAATAAGTCCATCGCCGCTGCGGCACAACAAATTTCACTGACCAGTGCAATGGATAACCTGCCACCGGGTAACCCTGAACTCAGACAAATTATTGCTAAGCGCTATGCGGCGCGGGGCATGAACATTTCCCCTGATGAAATTGTTATCACGGCAGGTGCACTTGAAGCACTCAGTCTGAGTTTGCAATCCTGTACCAGGCCGGGTGACTGGGTAGTGATTGAATCTCCGGTATTTTATGGTGCCATGCAGGCACTGGAACGGCTTGGCTTAAAGGCAATTACAGTAACGGTTTCGCCGCAGAACGGACTGGATATTGACGCGCTGGAGCGGGCTTTTCAGAATCATCCGGTGAAGGCATGCTGGCTGATGAGCAGCTTTCAGAATCCGGTTGGCTACTCACTTAATGATGACAAAAAGCAGCAAATTGCGAGGTTGCTGAAAACCTACGGGGTCACCTTAATCGAAGATGATGTTTATGCTGAATTGTATACCGGTCAAACGCCCCCGATGCCTATTAAGCATTTTGTCGAAGACGGGAACAGTTTACTTTGTTCATCTTTTTCCAAGTCACTGGTAGCAGGCTACCGGATTGGCTGGGTGGCAGCAGGACGTCAGTCACTGGATATTCAGAAACAACAGCTGATGAGTACACTGGCTACCAGTGCGCCTGTGCAGTTGTCGCTGGTTGACTATTTGTCTACCAAAAACTACGAGTCGCACTTAAAGCAACTTCGTAAGAAGCTGATCACCAGAAAAAAAGCCATGCTGGCCTGCCTTGAGGTACTTTTGCAGGACGTTGCTACGATTCATGCGCAAGAGGGCGGGTATTTTTTATGGATAGAATGTCAGCCCCACGTGAATGCAATGGATATCTATCGTGAAGCGTTACGCCTGCACATTACTATTGCCCCGGGAAAACTGTTCAGCCTGCATGATGAATTTAATCATTGCTTCCGGCTGAACGCCTCGTTTGAACTAAACGAGGCGCGTCGCACATTACTCAAGAAACTGACGGGCTATATCATCAATATCACGCGGTCCGGGGATTAA
- a CDS encoding MSMEG_0568 family radical SAM protein, translating into MNLNSESRSALLTELQTRGIRLIGQDSDHVSRRGGAGPSDHQAFTIDGTTVMLPVYTQSAWESPFTLEDGNIKDRRNQETIIPVRNITGTNTPAFYGLTTDDGIPYQQIATLHGKDVLATTVLQTCIRYESRRKACKFCSIGQSLDAGRTIARKTPQQLAEVAKAAVRLDGVKHVVMTTGTPASSDRGAKVMCESAEAIKAAVDVPVQGQCEPPKDHIWFSRMKAAGIDSLGMHLEAVSPEVREVMTPGKAKVSLEEYFDAFKAAVSVFGKGQVSTYILAGLGDSKEAIISTSEKLIDMGVYPFVVPFVPIRGTPLEDHPPPSAAFMESVLKPIAKKLVSSGMRGEDTQAGCVKCGACSSLSEYEKEAANADFVPA; encoded by the coding sequence ATGAATCTCAACTCTGAATCACGTTCCGCGCTGTTAACCGAGTTGCAAACCCGCGGCATCAGACTGATCGGACAGGATTCTGACCACGTCAGTCGCAGGGGCGGAGCCGGGCCGTCGGATCATCAGGCTTTCACCATAGATGGTACGACAGTAATGCTACCTGTCTATACCCAGAGCGCCTGGGAGTCACCGTTTACGCTGGAAGATGGGAATATTAAGGACCGGCGAAATCAGGAAACGATCATCCCGGTGCGAAACATCACCGGTACAAACACACCTGCATTCTATGGCCTGACTACTGACGACGGCATTCCCTATCAGCAGATAGCAACGCTGCACGGCAAAGATGTACTGGCAACCACAGTGCTGCAAACCTGTATCCGTTACGAAAGTCGACGCAAAGCCTGTAAATTCTGTTCAATCGGCCAGTCCCTTGATGCAGGCAGAACAATTGCGCGGAAGACACCGCAACAACTGGCTGAAGTCGCAAAGGCTGCGGTCAGGCTCGACGGCGTAAAACATGTCGTTATGACCACGGGCACACCAGCATCGTCAGACCGTGGCGCCAAAGTTATGTGCGAAAGTGCCGAGGCAATTAAAGCAGCAGTAGATGTACCGGTTCAGGGGCAATGTGAACCACCTAAAGATCACATCTGGTTTAGTCGCATGAAAGCTGCCGGTATCGATTCGTTGGGAATGCATCTTGAAGCCGTCTCTCCGGAAGTAAGGGAGGTGATGACTCCCGGTAAGGCAAAGGTCTCACTGGAAGAATACTTCGATGCGTTTAAAGCGGCTGTGAGTGTGTTTGGCAAGGGACAGGTCAGCACCTACATACTCGCCGGCCTGGGTGACTCCAAAGAAGCAATCATCAGCACCTCAGAAAAGCTCATCGACATGGGTGTTTATCCATTTGTCGTTCCGTTTGTACCGATACGGGGCACGCCCCTTGAGGACCACCCGCCCCCTTCCGCAGCCTTTATGGAAAGTGTACTCAAACCCATTGCTAAGAAACTGGTTAGTTCAGGTATGCGCGGCGAGGATACACAAGCCGGATGCGTGAAATGCGGTGCGTGCTCTTCTCTGTCTGAATACGAAAAGGAGGCTGCAAATGCTGACTTCGTACCGGCATGA